The following proteins come from a genomic window of Montipora capricornis isolate CH-2021 chromosome 9, ASM3666992v2, whole genome shotgun sequence:
- the LOC138016955 gene encoding testin-like isoform X2 has protein sequence MPRKEFTLGHERNAGSPCLKCGPVKCEGGLDLHFWRKICKTCKCKPEEHDIKSAEEEAHKIVVHSLFSKDSPVSHIRDYFRKLEADNNTQRSEYAKQFAWCPPGLQQGVLMKYMETLPPQVKPKVGSDGAKYRRKQMMYQLPIHDHDENYCDNLTEPERASMRRFCDDRNQHALGVGDVREKTNPVSKWVCFRCRGEIGLGEVAVFASRAGENKCWHPGCFACIVCNNILVDLIYFYKDGGIYCGRHYAELFKPRCAACDELIFSREYTQAEDRNWHRKHFCCYECDLDLGGMLYVARDGHPHCMQCYNRLYAKKCFHCRQIIAADAQRIEYEDDFWHATDACFKCAMCQTSLIGRQFLRHPRKNQVFCSTECARRY, from the exons AAAAATCTGCAAAACATGCAAGTGTAAACCAGAGGAACATGATATCAAGAGTGCAGAAGAAGAAGCTCACAAGATTGTGGTGCACAGCTTGTTCTCCAAAGATTCCCCTGTATCACATATTCGTGATTACTTCCGCAAACTAGAAGCAGATAATAATACTCAGCGGTCAGAGTATGCTAAGCAGTTTGCATGGTGTCCACCTGGTTTGCAGCAGGGTGTG TTAATGAAATATATGGAGACACTACCCCCTCAGGTCAAACCCAAAGTGGGAAGTGATGGTGCCAAGTATCGTCGCAAGCAGATGATGTATCAGTTGCCAATTCATGACCATGATGAAAATTACTGTGACAACTTGACGGAACCAGAGAGAGCGAGTATGCGGCGATTCTGTGATGACAGGAACCAGCATGCTTTGGGTGTGGGTGATGTACGAGAGAAAACCAACCCAGTCTCTAAGTGG GTTTGTTTCCGATGCAGGGGTGAGATTGGCCTTGGAGAGGTTGCTGTGTTTGCATCTCGTGCAGGAGAGAACAAGTGCTGGCACCCAGGATGCTTTGCGTGCATCGTCTGTAACAACATCTTGGTGGATCTGATTTATTTCTACAAAGATGGCGGCATTTACTGTGGCAGACACTATGCTGAGTTGTTTAAACCCCGCTGCGCTGCTTGTGATGAG CTCATCTTCAGTCGAGAATACACCCAAGCCGAAGACCGCAACTGGCATCGcaaacatttttgttgttaCGAGTGTGACTTGGATCTGGGCGGGATGCTGTATGTGGCGCGTGACGGCCATCCTCACTGCATGCAGTGCTACAATCGACTGTATGCTAAGAAATGCTTCCATTGCCGCCAGATCATCGCGGCAGACGCGCAGCGGATTGAATACGAGGACGATTTCTGGCACGCGACCGACGCGTGTTTCAAGTGTGCCATGTGTCAGACCTCGCTAATCGGCAGGCAGTTCCTTCGCCACCCGAGGAAGAACCAGGTTTTCTGCTCCACTGAATGTGCGCGGAGATACTAA